CAGCAAACGCGAGATCCGCTCCCGTGACGGAGTCGACCAGACGGATGCGCGCGGTCGAGTGCACGAGGCTCTCGGGCACGAATGCGGAGACCAAGCCGCTGCGCTCCATGCCGGCAGTGTTCACGATCCAGACGGATGCGTCTCCGACGCCGCCGCCCTCCTCGGCGAAGGCGCGCAGTGCCTCCTGAGTCAGCAGCCAGGAGTCCTGCTCGGCACGGATCGCCTTTTCGGCCTTCCAGTGCCACTGGTCGGTGCCCGAGGACTGGGCTGCGTCGCCGGAAGTCCACGGGGACGCGGCTCCCCACGTGTGCTCGTCGAAGAGTTCGACGCTTTCCCAGGCGTGGTCCATGCGGGCCGCAAAGCCATCAGCAGCACCTCCGTCGGCACCCGCCCCGACGGCACTGCCGAGCATGGCCACGACAGACCTCGCCTGTGCAAGCGCTGACTGCGCCCCGCGATTCATCTGCAGTTGGCGGGCGCCCGAGCCAATTCCGTCAGCCCACCAGTCGTTCCAGTCACCCGTGTATGTCTCAATCTCGTCGGTGTGTGCCGCTTCGATCTGTTCGAAGAAATCCTGAGTGCGAGTGATTTCGAGCTTCGGGTACTCCCAGCGCTCGTTCCACGCTTCGACGACCTCGGACAGTCGCCGGTTCGGCGGGCAATTGTCGCCCACGCGCCCCATCACTCGCAGATGGATCTCGTCCCACGGGTACGGCGCGCGGTTGAATTCGCGATCGGCACAGGCGAACCCGAAGACGTTTTCATCGTACGGAAACGAGGCCGTCTCCTCGCGCAGCAGGTACAGCGGAAGCAGGTCGTCGACGTGATCGACGCTGTCATGAAACCCTAGATTTGCGGCCTCTTGGTAGGCCATCCCCTGCGCCGTGGTGGTCATCCAGACGAGCACACTGTTGCCTGCGGGTGAGGCCCAGCGGAACAGCCGCGGGAGGTGTTCGCCGGCACCGAGGTAAGGCACGGACCGGCCTGCCCAGTTGTGTGCGACCGCGAGATACTTCACGCCTGCATCGGCGAGCGCATCGACTGTGCCGCCGACGCAGCCCGGGACATCCGTCTGGTAGGCAACAGGAACGGTCAGACCGTACCGTTCTGCAATCTCCTGCGAGTACCGCAGCAGCCCGTGCAACTCCTCGGTCGAACAGGCCTCGGTGTGCAGGTTGAACGGCAACGCGGCAATCTCGATCTTGCCGGCGCGCACTTGGGCCATGAACCGCTCGACGGTCTCCGGTCGTCTGCGAGCGATCCACTCGCGCAACACCCAGATCGACTCAACGCTCCAGCGGAACGCACTTGCGCCATCTCCGCCGTCGGCTTCGGCGAGACGGAGGGCATCATCGAGGTATGCGAGTTGCTCGACAATGACCCGGCCCTGCAGGTCGGTGTAGCCGATGTCAAAGTGGGAATGATGCACGAGAGAAACACTCCAGTGCCGAACGGGGCGAACCTCCAGCAGCACCGATTCTTCACCGAGCTCTGGGAACTGAACGCTCACTCGAGCCAGCTGTTCGTGTTCGGGAAGGAAGAAGCGGGCCCCGCCCGGCGCGTCCTCCGCCTGCAGGTCGAGCACCGTTCCACCCGCCAGCGTGACGATCGCCCTGGATAGCCGCGCGGCGGATCGAACTCGGATCGGCTGCTCGGAGCCAGTGTCCGTTCGTCGCAGAAGCGGTTCGGCCACCAGGTCAACTCGCTGGTCGCCGATCTGGAAGGTCTGGAATGCGTTGTTGCGCAGGCCATTGATCGCTCGTTCGTGGTCAAACGGATACGTGCGGCGCAGGCCGGTCTGGTCGGTCATTGGTGCTCCTTCGGTTGAATCAGTGATTGTGGGAATCGGCCGGTCGCTCGCCAACCCGCTCCAAATGTCCTGAGTGTGCTGAACGACGAACAGCTTCGACAACGCTCAAGTTCGCCACGACGTCGTCGCCTCTGCCGCTGCTGCGGGTGATATCACCGGTTCGCCGCACGAATTCTTCGAGTTGGTAGTCGAAACTGGTGCGTCCGGCGACGGTGCCCACCTCGGTCGGGCCAACGGTCGGCCTGATGCGGAAGCTGTGGCCGTGGTGCGGGCCAATCGGTCCGGTTGCCACGACTTCTGCCTCCTCGAAGCTCAAAGCGAGCGAGACTGGATCGTCTCGGTCGAACGAGCATTGGATGGTTGCAGCGCGGCCGTCTGGGAAATTCAACTCGGCAGACGTCTCTGAATCCGCCCCGCTGGGATTCAGGCGCTGCTTCGCCCGGACGCCGATCGGCTCAGCGTCGAAGAGCAGGCGTGTCCAGTGCGCACCATAGACGCCGTTGTGCAGCAGCGCCCCGCCACCGAGCTCGGCCACGTGCAGGATTGACGCAGGGTGATATGCACGTGTGCCGTTGATGACAGAGCGGATCGACCGCAGATTCCCGAAACGCCCAGAAGCGACGAGTTGCTCGAGGAGCCCGAAAAAGGGATGGAAGCGATAGTGGAAACCCTCCATGACGACCCGGCCCGCGACTGCTGCGGCGGCCTTGATTGCCCGAGCTTCCTCGGCGCTGACAGCGATCGGTTTCTCGCAGAGCACATGTTTTCCCGCCTCAAGGGCCGCGATCGTCCAGCGCGCGTGGTCCGAAGCGGCATTGGACACATACACCGCATCTATGTCGGCATCCGCGAGAATATCCTCATAGTCACCGGAGGCGCGAGGAATTTCCCACAAGCCGGCAAATGCATCGGCGGCTCCGGGGCGCACCGCAGCGACGCGGATCACCTGAACGTCGTCTCGACGCCCCGCTGGTTCGAGCAAGGCCTCCGCTGCGATGTTCGACGCAGCGATCATCCCGAACTTTGTCACCATCAGGCGCTTCTCCGTCGTCGAGACGAGATCATTCTGTAGAAGCCACCCATGAACTACGGAGTCTTTACAACGGCCTTGACTGCCGCCGCCTCGAAGCGTCGCAGTTGCAGGGATGCGGAATTGCCGCTCACGACGAGGTCGGCGAGCTCGTCTCCGAGATAGGTCGACGCGGCCGCGCGCAGAAGTTCGCGACCGAACCGGAGTTCGACCTGCACCGGCTCGTCGGCGAATGACTGAAGCCGCACGATCATGGCACCATCATCCGCTTGGGCCAATCCCACGACCTGCACTCGTGGGTCGGATATTGTCAGCGCGCTCTGCTCCGCCGGCCCATCCGTATCGGTCCCCGTCGCGCGCGCGGCGCGCAGCGGATGCACAAGTGCGGCCGCCGTGCGCAACGCGAGCTCGCTCGGCGACTCGTCGCTGCCCTCGCGGACACCGACGGCATAGCCGAATGTGGCCTCGAACCCCTGTTCGATCGGAAAGTTCGTGTCCCAGACGTTGTTGTGCACCCACGAGTAAACAGTTCCCGGCTCTGACGGGCTCGTGCTCGCCGGGAACGGCGCATACGGCACCGCGATCGCATGCGGCTCGACCAGCGGCGCGTCTCTCGTCACCCATGCCACCGCATTGTCTTCGTTCTCCACGAGGACCCAGTCGCGGATGCCGCGCATGTGCTGCGGAGCACCCGGGATGTGCGGCAACCCATCACCCGTGACGCCGCCCGAGACCTCGAACCGCATGCGAGCGGCGTCTCCGGCGAACGGAAAGCTGAAGTACGCGCTCTCTTTGACCAGACGCGACGGCTTGGACAGGCGGTTCTCGATCAGCAGCCGCGGCTCTCCATGACGCAGACGGAGAGTCACCCTCACCCAGTTGACACCGTCTGCCTGATACTCGTAGACCAGTGTTTGCTCGAGCTCCGTTGTGGTGCGGTCGACGACGCGCGACGGCCGCGCAAGGGTGCGGGTTGCAAGCATCTCGAGTCGCTCACTCACCGCGAGCTTGTTCGCCAAATGGTTGAATCCGACTCCCGAGCTTGCATACTCGTCGTAGACGTAGCCGTTGAATCCGACGACGGCATCCTGGTTGACCAGCTCCCGGCCGGTCCGCTTCTCGACAATCGATGCGATGGTCGACATATGTTCGTCGACGCGCACAGTGAGATACTCGTTCTCGAGCGTCAGGAGCTCGCCGCGCGGCATCCGCTCGGTATCGGATCCTTCACTGCGGCCGGAGTCCCCGAGAGAGATCAGTCCGTATTCGCTGCTTCCTGATGCACTCCGCGATGCGGCCTGCTGCTGATGCCCCGTGGCCGTCGCGGCACGAGCGCCGCCGGCGGCCAGAACGTCGACGCGGACAGAGCCTAACGCCGGGACATTCTCTAGGCGTGCCTCGACCCAGCGGCCCGACTCCCGGTGGGCGGCGTTTGACTGTTGTTCGAGCACGAATGGCACACGCGACCCGTCGCGGCCGTCGACCAGCTCGATCTCGGTGCTGAACGGCACAGCCGCCTCCGGCAGCAGGAATCGGACGACGCCGCTGCGGCGCAGACTGGTCGGGTTGGCGATGACGAAGCTGGCGGCCGCGTCCGGGGCGGTCGCGACCATCTGGCCAAGGTAGGCCAGTGCGGTCTCCAGGAGTTCTGACGACCTCTGCTGCGCGACCAGGCTCTGTGCAACTTTCCACTGCCACTGCAGCTCTCCGGAGGAGAACCCCTCGTCGCCGTGGGTCCAGGAATTGCCGGCTCCCCACGTGTGCTCGTTGAACATTGAAATCGCGTCATACGTTTCGGATGACCGCGTAGCCTCATCCCGTACCGCCTGACCGCCGGACAGCGCACTCAGCTGGGAGATCGTGCGACCCTCGACCACCTCGGCCTGAGCCTTGCGCATGAAAGCCATCGGCACTGCAGCCGAGCCGACGCCTTCGACCCACCAGTCGCCCCAGTCGCCTTCGACTGTGATGAGTTCATCACCGAGTCGTGCCTCGGCATCTTCAAAGAAGTCCTCATTGCGCGAGACTCGCAGTCGTGGCGAATCCCACGTGTCGTTCCATTGCCGAACGATGCTCGGCAATGCCAGTCGCGCGGGAGCATTGTCGCCCATGAAGCCCTGAACGCGCAGGTGCAAAATATCCCACGGGTATGGGTCCCGCCCGTCCAGAGATTCGCCATGCGCGCCGAACACGCCGGGTGGGAATGGGTAACCCTTGGTGGCCATCGCGGTGAGGTAGGCCGGGAAGTAGTTCTCGACTTGCTCGATCCCCTCGGTGAACCCCACCATGGGGCCTTCCATATACGCCAGCCCGTGTGGGCTGTCTGTCATCCACACGAGCACTTCGTTGCCCGCGAGCGAGCGCCAGCGGAAGAGGCGCGGCAAGTTGAGAGCGCCGGTCGTGTGGGGCTGTGAGCGGCCGGCCCAGTTGTGCGCGACTGAGAGATACTTCACGCCGACTTCCTGCAGCGCGTCGGGCAGGCCCGCGACCTGTCCGGGCACGTCGGTCTGCATGGCGGATGCGAATGGGATGCCGTATTCGTCGCGCAACCGGCGAGCGCCGCGCAACAGTTCGTGCAGTTCGTCGGTCGAGCACACGTCGGTGTGCAGGTTGTACGGCAGCGCGCTGAGGCCAATCGAGCCGGCCTTGACGTGCCGCACCAATCGATCCATCTGATTCTCGGGGCGATGTGCCTGCCAGTCGGAGATCGCCCACAGTGCTTCGCTGTTCCACCGGAAACGGGCCTCCTCCGGCCACTGCTCGGTTTCCTCGATCAGGTCGAGGGCGCTGTCCAGGTACGAGCGCTGCGCAGCAAACACCTCCGTCTGCCGGTCTGTGTAGCCGAAGTCAAAATGCGAGTGATGCACCAGGTGAATGGTCCACTCGCGCTGATTCTCAAGCAGAAACTCGATCCGCTCCGCTCCGACCTCCGGCACGGCCAGGCTCACCTGCACCGGCTCATCCACCGTCCGAACGAGCAGGCGAAGACTCCCGGCCGGACCGTCTTCGACCGCGACAACCAGTTCACTGCCGTCGGAGGTTGTCAGCGAAGGGCGAAGCGCACGGCCGGCGAGTTCTACGTCGCGGCCGATCATGCGCACGCTCTGCACGCGCACACCATTGACGGTCTTCATGAGCGGTTCCAACAGAATGGCGACACCGGTGGAGCCGACGGTGGCCTCCGCGCAAATTGCGCGCTCGATCAGGCCGAGCCGGGCATCCTGATCGTCCCATGGTCGGGTCTTGATGAGCTTGCGTACGGACACGAACGTTCCTCTTTCCGTGGATGAAAGTGACGAGAGGTAGGTGCAGCAGTCGGTCGACTGCAGCGGGCGCGAGGGCGCTCAGTATTGACCCAGTGTGAGCCCCTTCTGGAAGAACTTCTGAGTAAAGAGGAAGAGCACAGCGGTCGGCACCGAGACAAGGAGCGCTGCAGTGAGGGTGACCGTGTAACCGGGGCCGCCGCCCTGCGTTGATTGGAGTGCGTTGAGCAGTGGCATCAACGGGCGCGCGTCGCTTTGGGTGAGGATCAACGACAGCAAGAAATCGTTCCACACCCACGTCGCTTGGAGGATGAATACCACCACGAGCGCGCTGGTGCTCATCGGCAGGTAGATGCGTGTGAAGATCTGCCACATATTCGCTCCGTCGACGACGGATGCTTCGAACACCGTTTCCGCGATGCCTGCGAAGAAATTGCGCATGACAAACGCCGAGAACGGTAGGGCCACGATCGAGTAGATGATGATCATCCCGACGATCGTGTCGTACATCCCGGAGTTGGCGTAGAAGCTGAACCACGGAATCAGCATCATCTGAATCGGAAAAACGGTGCCGCAGAAGACGATGAAGAACCACGCGAAACCATGCTTGAGCTTCAACACGATCACAGCGAAGCCGATACACGCGCCGAGGATGACGGCGATGACCGGTGCAATAATCGCATAGATCGCCGAGACACCGAAGCCTGCTGAAACGTCCGTCGTTGTGAAGACCAGAACGACGTTCGCCCAGAAGTCACCGAGATTCCCGGTCGTCCACAGTTGCGTGCCGGAGAAGCCTGCGTTCGACTTGCTGGAATTGGCGAGCAGCAGATAGATCGGCAAAAGCCAAACGATCCCGAGGATGCTCAGAACGAGGTACCGGCCGATGCGTCCGATCATGCTTGTGCCACCTTCCCGCGACCTGACGAGTCTCCGATGGTGAGCTGCCGCCGCAGGTAGAGAACTGAGGCGGCCACGGTGACGATTGTCAAGAAGATCGCCACTGCCGCACCCAGCCCGTATTCACTGTTCTGAAATGTGTCTGCATACATCGTCACGCCTAGGGTCTCGGAGACACGGTTCGGCCCGCCCTGGGTCATCGTCTCCACGATGTCGAACGTCTTCAGACTGTTGACGATGGACAGCCCGACGACGATCGTGGTTGAAGGTCGCAGCAGCGGCCACACCATCGACGTGAAGAGTCGCCACCCGTTCGCCCCATCGATCCTGGCCGCCTCCAGCGGCTCCTTCGGGATCGACTGCAATCCCACGATGAAGAGCAAGGCGTTGACCCCGATCCCCTGCCATGCCGACGCGAAAATCATCACGATCGTGTTGAGCGGCGCTTCCTGCAACCATCGCGTCTCCGCGCCCGGAAGGTTAAAGAATGCCAGCGCCTGCGACAGTGCTCCGCCGTTCTGGAAGATGAAGTTGAAGACCACACCAATGGCGACACCTGACAGCGCGTAGGGAATGAGAAAGGGGATCCGAAACCACGTCCCCCCTTTGAGCCCGAAGGTCAAATAAGCGACCACCAGCCCAATTCCGACTGGGACGATCAACGTGCCCACGACCCAGATCGCCGTGTTCATCACCGAGGTGAGGAACGCCGGATCCTGGAACATCGTCACATAGTTCTGAAACCCGACGAACTGCGGTGTGCCCAACCCGTTGTAGCTCGTCAAGCTCAGGTACATCGTGTAGACAATCGGGATGTACATGGCCAGGAGCACAAGGAGCACGCCTGGGCCGGCAAAGGCCCAGGCGGCCCGCTGATACCCCATAGGTTTGGAGTTCATCAGCACTTACTTGTTGCTGGCCCAGTACTGCGCAGATGTGCTTTCGATGCTCTGCAAGTACTTGGTCGGGTCGCCTGGGTTAGTCATGAACCCGGTGAAGTTGTTCAACGCAGCTGTCAGAACCGGAGCCGGCGCGGCCTCGTAGTAGCGGAGGTAGGCCTCGAACTTCGCCTCATCCGTCACCTGCTTGCCGAAGTCCTGTAGTGTCGCGTTGGCCGCCGTCGCCTGCGGGTTGTAGGGCAAGATTCCCTGCGCCTTCGACCAGGTCGTCTGAGCCTTGGGACTCATCAGCCATTGCGCGTACTTGAGTGCCAGCGTCTTGTTGGCCCCCTTCGCCGTGACACACACCGGGGCCGGCTCGACCGCGACGGGCGTCTTGCCGTTCTGGGTCTTGATTGCAGGGATTGGGAAAATGCCCCAGTCGGTGCCCGGCTTCATGCCTACCTGGCCGAGCGTGCCCGGGTACCACGTGCCGAACGGCTGCATGGCGGACTGCCCGTCTTTGAAGTTGGTCTGACTTTGCGTCTTGGAACCCGGGTCGCTGAAGTAGCCCTTCTGCAACATCTGGAGCCAGACATCCATCGCGGCCTTGACCTGCGGGTCGGTGTACGACGCCTTTCCGTCGTTGATTGCATTGTATTGGCTGACATCCGTCCCGGTCATCGTGATCATGTACCACACGAACGCCCAGGGATTGCCGCTCTGACTGTAGAAGGGGGTAATGCCGTGCGATTTCAGCGTCGCCGCAACGTCCAGCATTCCGCTCCACGTGGTGGGCGGCGTCAGGTTGTACTTGGCGAACATCGCCTTGTTGTAGTACATCCCCCAGTAGTCAACCTCGAGCGGCACACAGTACTGCTTGCCATTGATCGTGAACATCTTCTCGATCGCCGGCGAAACCCACTTGTCTGCAATCGCTTGCTTCCAGATGCTACTGGTGTCAGCGACGAGTCCCTGCTTCACGAGCTGCTCGAGCTGGGTACCGGTGTGCCACGTGAAAATATCCGGCGCCTTGGGGGTTCGCAGTGACTGCTTGACGAATGCCTGGAACTGATTTTGGTCGCTGTAGGTGCTGGTCTTGAGTGATACGCCGATTTCCTTCTTAGCGGCCGTCGATAGTGGGTCGTAGTTCCACCCCTTGTCCTCGGTGAAATTGATTGTTCCGGTCTTCGCTGTCGTGCCGCTTGAAGATGAGCAGGCGACGAGGCCGGCCGTTGCTGTAATGACAATCGCCGCTGCAGCGAGCCATTTCTGAGCCTTCACAGGAACTCCCTTGTTCAATGATTTGGGTTGGTATCGTTACCAATGGGTTGAAAGTATCACACCGATTCTGGTAACGCAACCATTGCAATTCCGATCGAGACGTCGCGCATCGCCGAACGTACCGCGGCAATCGCCGCGCGTACAGATGGCGCCGAACATCCGCTGGGCGGCGACTGCGAGCTCGGTGTCAGCGAAGATGCCGCGGCTCGATCTGTAGTTCTACAGGCAACTCAACGGTGTGCGCCGGGCTGTTGCTTGCCTGCCCCTCGATGCGGGCGAGCAGCAGTTCAACCGCGCGTCGACCCAGTTCGCCGCCATCATGGGCAACGACAGACAAAGGCACTGGTGACAGGTCCGCGAACTCGAACGAGTCGAATCCGATGAGCCTGACCTCCGGCGCATGCGCCGGAGCGGTCGAGTGGAACGTGACGATGGCGCGGATGGCGCCGAGTGTGTTGCGGTTATTTGCGGAGAAGACCGCGGTCGGTGGGAGCGCGTGAGTGAACAGCTCAGCCAGCGCTCGTTCCGCTCCCGCGGCTTCCTGCTGCCCTGTGCGGATGAGGTGCTCGTACACGGGCACATTGTGATCACGGTGAGCATGTCGGTAGCCCTCAAGACGGCGCTGTCCGGTCAGCACTGACGTGCGCGTACCCAAGAACGCGATACGTCGGTGACCTTCGTCCAGAAGTCGGCTGGTCGCCTCGTATGCCCCTCCGATGTCGTCGATTAGTACCGTGTCGACCTCAAGGCCCGGAACGGGGCGCGAGGCAAAGACCATTGGAATGTTGCCCAACGCTTCGCGGGTAAGGTGCTCAGAATGAGCAGGGTCAGCGGGCACAACAATCAGGCCTTCCACCCGGCGGCCGATGAAGTCGGCGACGAGCTGGCGCTCGAGATCGGGATCTTCGTTGGAGTTTCCCACCATGATGCGCCGACCGGCCTTGGCGGCGACTTGCTCGATTCCACGCTGCAACTCGGCATAGTACGGGTTCGCAATGTTGGTGATCGTGACACCGATGAGTCCGGATTTGTGCCCAGGCCGCAGGCTGCGAGCATTCTCATTCCGGCGGAAGCCCAACTCGAGCGCCGCCCTCTCCACACGCGTGCGCAACCGAGGGCGCACGTTGGCGCTGCCATCGAAGACACGGGATACGGTCATGGGACTGACCTGGGCTCGCTCGGCAACATCCTTGATCGTAGGGGGCTTGGTCCTCACAGGCGGTAGATCATTGTCCCGGCGCCCGCCACTCATAGCAGACAAGGTACACCACCCCGCGCACCCATGTTCTCGTTCGACATTCGTAGGTCCAGAGTTGGGTGCATCGTCCGCACGCAGTATGTGGTAACGTTACCAGCATTATCAGGAGGAACGATGACAACGTTGTGCATTGACCTAGGCGGCACGTCGGCCAAACTCGGCGTGTACGACGCCGGTCGTGCGCTTTCTTCCGCACGCATTCCGGTTTCCGGTCACCCCGTCGATCTCGAAACCATTCGTCTCGCAGCCGGGGATTTGCGCGCGACGGTCGACGCCGTCATCGACCAGGTCGCGGTCGCCGTGCCGGGCATCGTCGACCAGGCCAGCGGCACTCTTGTGGCCGCCCACGGCAAGTACACATACGCACTGGGGATGGACCTTCGATCATGGGCGGCACAAGTCTTTGATGTGCCTGCGCTGATTGAAAACGATGCCCGCGCAGCGCTGTTCGGCGAGGTCGCTTTCGGGGTCGCTCAAGGCCACACCGACGCCGTCCTGGTCATGCTCGGAACCGGTATCGGCACCGCCGCGATAATGGATGGCCGCCTCATCCGCGGCGCTCACGACCATGCGGGCGTGCTTGGTGGCCACGTCACCGTCGACATCGACGGCCCACTCTGCAATTGCGGCAACGTTGGCTGCGCCGAGGCGGTTGCAAGCACCTGGGCGCTCGAGCGAGCGATTCGCGAGCACCCGGAATTCGCGACCTCGGATGCCTGGCACCGTCTGCTTGAGAACGGCTCAGTCGGCATTCTCGACCTGATGTCAGCTGACGATGACATCGCCCGCGACGTCCTGCAGCGATTCGTGCGCATCTGGGGTGCCGCCGCTGTTTCGTTGTGCCACGCATATGACCCCGACGTCGTCGTGGTGACAGGCGGCGTCTTGCGCACACCCGTTCACGTGCTCCCCGCCCTCACCTCATACATAAACACGCATCTGTGGTCGTCGTTCCCGCGGCCGCGGATGCTTCTCCCCGAGAATCCGGAGCACTCCGTACTTCTTGGGCTTTCGGCGTTGGCCGAATCCAACCGTTGACCATTGAAAGGATTCTGGTGACTCACGCAACCGACGCCCGTACTAACTACATCACCCAACCGACGATCCCGCTGCCTGCTGGAAGCACGATCTGGACAGGTGATGACGCATGGGGGCACTTGGCCGACGCTGCCTCGGCGTCAGCCGCGTCAGTCATTGCGATCGACACCTACCCGGGGGTCGACCTGCCCCAAATGCTCGCAACTCTCCAACGCGCCATGCCGACATTCACGATCGTCAACGTCGAGGAGAGGGCCGCGCTGCCGATCGAGGCGATCGATGGACTGATCGGACGGAATCTGACCGAGGACCGAGTCTTCGGCGTTCTGAGCAACTACGCGCTCGACGAGTTCTACGACGCACAAGCCCTGCTCGACCTCGGTGCCGAAATCGCTTCTTCCGGCCAGCCGACGATTGTCGTCGGCTGGGGTGCGACGCTCGCCGTTTCGGATGCCGACATCGTGGTGCTCGCGGACCTCGCGCGCTGGGAGATTCAGCGGCGGCAGCGCGCGGGCGCCCCGAATTGGCGATGCGACAACGGCTCCGAAGACGATCTCCGCAAGTACAAGCGTGGCTTCTTTGTCGAATGGCGCACTGCTGACCAGCACAAGCGCACCTTCCTGGACCGCGTGGACTTCCTCCTCGACACAAATCGCGGTATCGAGGAGGCCGCATTGATCACCGGCGACTCATTCCGACTCGCGCTTCAGACAGCCGCTACGAAACCGTTCCGCGTCGTGCCCTTCTTCGACCCCGGAGTCTGGGGCGGACAATGGATGAAGCAAAAGATCGGATTGGACCCGGCATCCGAGAACTATGCTTGGTGTTTCGATTGCGTGCCCGAAGAGAACTCGCTCCTGCTCGAGCGGGACGGTCGCGTCGTTGAAATTCCGGCCATGGATCTCGTGCTGAGTCAGCCGCGCACACTGTTGGGTGATCGCACTTTCTCACGCTTCGGCGCCGAATTCCCCATCCGCTTCGACCTTCTCGACACAATGGGAGGCGGCAACCTCTCGTTGCAGGTCCACCCATTGACGGACTACATGCAACGCACCTTCGGAATGCACTACACGCAAGACGAGAGCTACTATCTGCTGGACGCCGACGAGAGCGCGGTCGTCTACCTCGGCCTGAAGACCGGCACCGACCCGCACGAACTCGAGTCGGCACTTCGTCAGGCAAGCGACGGGCAGCATCCGTTCCCGGCTGACGAGTTCGTCAACCGATTTCCGGCCAAGAAGCATGATCATTTCGCCATCCCGGCCGGAACAGTGCACTGCTCCGGCGCCAATTCGATGGTGTTGGAAATCTCGGCAACTCCGTTCATCTTCACGTTCAAACTCTGGGACTGGGATCGGCTCGGCCTCGACGGTGTTCCCCGGCCTGTTCACATCGACCACGGCGTGAAGAACATCCAATGGGAGCGGGACACGACGTGGGTCGAGGACAATCTGCTCGACACCGTCGAGTTGATCTGCGAATCGGAAGACGTCACCGAAGAGCGCACGGGCTTGCATGCTCTCGAATTCATCGAGGTGCGGCGCCACTGGTTCTCTGAAGAAGCGGCGCACGACACAGATGGAACAGTGAATGTCCTCAACCTCGTCGAAGGCGATGAAGTCGAGGTCGTGAGCCCGAGCGGCGCATTCGAACCGTATGTGGTGCACTACGCAGAGACGTTTATCGTACCCGCGGCAGTAGGGCCATATTCCATCCGGCGCACAAAAAACTCGGCGAGCGAGCGATTCGCGACGGTCAAGGCCTATGTGCGCGGCACGCGAACAAGCGACGAGTAAGACTCTCGATTAACGAATGGAATCGATCAATTCATGATCAAGACAGTGCACGTCGTCTTCAAGACACACCTCGATCTTGGCTTTACCGGATACGCCGCCGATGTCGTCGATAAATATGAGAACGACTACATCCCGAAGGCCATCGCATTAGCCGAGCAGCTGGCCGAAAGCGACAGCGGGACCAGCTTTATCTGGACGACCGGTTCGTGGCTGATCAATCATGTGCTCGAAGCCGGCTCGCCGGCTCAGGTTGAGCAGCTCGAGCGGGCTATCCGGGCTGGCCACATCGCGTGGCACGGGCTGCCTGTTTCAACGCACACCGAGGCAATGGATCCACTGCTGTTCGACTACGGCCTATCGATCGCCGCCCGGCTC
The Rathayibacter sp. SW19 DNA segment above includes these coding regions:
- a CDS encoding LacI family DNA-binding transcriptional regulator; this translates as MSGGRRDNDLPPVRTKPPTIKDVAERAQVSPMTVSRVFDGSANVRPRLRTRVERAALELGFRRNENARSLRPGHKSGLIGVTITNIANPYYAELQRGIEQVAAKAGRRIMVGNSNEDPDLERQLVADFIGRRVEGLIVVPADPAHSEHLTREALGNIPMVFASRPVPGLEVDTVLIDDIGGAYEATSRLLDEGHRRIAFLGTRTSVLTGQRRLEGYRHAHRDHNVPVYEHLIRTGQQEAAGAERALAELFTHALPPTAVFSANNRNTLGAIRAIVTFHSTAPAHAPEVRLIGFDSFEFADLSPVPLSVVAHDGGELGRRAVELLLARIEGQASNSPAHTVELPVELQIEPRHLR
- a CDS encoding ROK family protein, whose product is MTTLCIDLGGTSAKLGVYDAGRALSSARIPVSGHPVDLETIRLAAGDLRATVDAVIDQVAVAVPGIVDQASGTLVAAHGKYTYALGMDLRSWAAQVFDVPALIENDARAALFGEVAFGVAQGHTDAVLVMLGTGIGTAAIMDGRLIRGAHDHAGVLGGHVTVDIDGPLCNCGNVGCAEAVASTWALERAIREHPEFATSDAWHRLLENGSVGILDLMSADDDIARDVLQRFVRIWGAAAVSLCHAYDPDVVVVTGGVLRTPVHVLPALTSYINTHLWSSFPRPRMLLPENPEHSVLLGLSALAESNR
- a CDS encoding class I mannose-6-phosphate isomerase, with translation MTHATDARTNYITQPTIPLPAGSTIWTGDDAWGHLADAASASAASVIAIDTYPGVDLPQMLATLQRAMPTFTIVNVEERAALPIEAIDGLIGRNLTEDRVFGVLSNYALDEFYDAQALLDLGAEIASSGQPTIVVGWGATLAVSDADIVVLADLARWEIQRRQRAGAPNWRCDNGSEDDLRKYKRGFFVEWRTADQHKRTFLDRVDFLLDTNRGIEEAALITGDSFRLALQTAATKPFRVVPFFDPGVWGGQWMKQKIGLDPASENYAWCFDCVPEENSLLLERDGRVVEIPAMDLVLSQPRTLLGDRTFSRFGAEFPIRFDLLDTMGGGNLSLQVHPLTDYMQRTFGMHYTQDESYYLLDADESAVVYLGLKTGTDPHELESALRQASDGQHPFPADEFVNRFPAKKHDHFAIPAGTVHCSGANSMVLEISATPFIFTFKLWDWDRLGLDGVPRPVHIDHGVKNIQWERDTTWVEDNLLDTVELICESEDVTEERTGLHALEFIEVRRHWFSEEAAHDTDGTVNVLNLVEGDEVEVVSPSGAFEPYVVHYAETFIVPAAVGPYSIRRTKNSASERFATVKAYVRGTRTSDE